The genome window GAAATATTCCGGCTGGCGGCCGCAGACAGCGCTGCGGGATGGAATCAAAATGGTACTTGACTGGAACGGAGAGAAAATAATTGGATAAGTTAAGACAGGAGATTCTGGAGAAGGTAAAGCAATATTATCAGGAATATCATCGGCCAAAGAATGAAGGGTTTATGCCCGGCAAGGATTTGGTTACTTTTGCCGGCAGGATTTATGATGAAGAAGAAATGATGAATCTGGTTGATGCGTCGCTGGACTTTTGGCTGACAACCGGGCGGTACGCCAAAGAGTTTGAAACGGAGTTTGCCAAGTATATGCAGAGCCGGTACTGCCTGCTGACCACTTCCGGCTCCTCGGCTAATTTGCTGGCACTGACGGCGCTGACATCGCCGCTTTTGGGTGAAAGACGGTTAAAAAAGGGCGATGAAGTAATCACGGTAGCGGCCGGGTTTCCGACGACAGTCAATCCGATTGTTCAAAACGGTTTGATTCCGGTCTTTGTTGATGTCGAGATGGGCACTTATAATATAAAAATCGAAGAAATGAAAAAGGCGCTGTCGGATAAGACCAGGGCGGTGATGATAGCGCATACCTTGGGCAATCCCTTTGATTTAGAGGCAGTAACGGCCTTTGCCCGGGAAAACGATTTGTTTTTGATCGAGGATTGCTGCGATGCGGTTGGCAGCTTATACGACGGCCAGATGGTGGGCTCGTTTGGCGATATTGCGACTGTCAGCTTTTATCCGGCGCATCATATTACCATGGGCGAGGGCGGTGCGGTTTTGACCGGTAATCCGGTACTGGAAAGAGTCATTCGGTCTTTTCGGGACTGGGGGAGAGACTGTTACTG of Lachnospiraceae bacterium oral taxon 500 contains these proteins:
- a CDS encoding lipopolysaccharide biosynthesis protein RfbH yields the protein MDKLRQEILEKVKQYYQEYHRPKNEGFMPGKDLVTFAGRIYDEEEMMNLVDASLDFWLTTGRYAKEFETEFAKYMQSRYCLLTTSGSSANLLALTALTSPLLGERRLKKGDEVITVAAGFPTTVNPIVQNGLIPVFVDVEMGTYNIKIEEMKKALSDKTRAVMIAHTLGNPFDLEAVTAFARENDLFLIEDCCDAVGSLYDGQMVGSFGDIATVSFYPAHHITMGEGGAVLTGNPVLERVIRSFRDWGRDCYCEPGENNSCGKRFRQQYGTLPPGYDHKYVYSHIGYNLKITDMQAAVGLAQLKKLPDFVEKRKENFRKLKEGLKRWEDYLILPEATPKSEPAWFAFPITVRANERFGQKDIVGYLEKNKVLTRQLFAGNITRQPAYQDIVCRTVGELATTDEIMNNTFFIGVYPGIDEPKMDYILSKFADFFAEKTNNGKA